The Corynebacterium occultum sequence GAGTCCTACACCGGTACCCTCCTGCTGGTCACCCATGACCGGCGGATGCTGGCCACGGTGCGCACCGACCGGCACTGGCAGGTGGAAGCCGGGCAGGTCCGCGAACTCTGAAGCACTAACATGAAGAGGTTCTCAACTTAAGAAGGCGGTGAGACCTGCGGTGTTGGCATTCCTCTTCGGCATCTTCGCCGGTGCCCTGCTGCCCGTGCAGACCTCGGTGAACACCCGACTGCGGCTCTCGGTCGGCGCACCCCTGCTCGCCTCCCTGATCTCCTTCGCGGTAGGCACCTTAAGCCTCTTCGTGGCCTCCTGGATCAGCAGTGGCCACCCCCTGCCCAATTTTTCCACCACTGCCGGACATCCCTGGTGGATCTTCGGCGGCGGTGCCCTGGGGGTGGTGGTGCTCACCGGCAATATCCTGCTCTTCCCCAGGGTGGGAAGCGTGCAGACGGTGATCCTGCCGGTCGCCGGCCAGATCTTCATGGGCCTGCTTATCGACGCCCTCGGCCTCTTCAACGCCCCACAACTCAACCTCAGCGCGACCCGGGTGGCAGGCGCCCTCGCAGTACTCCTGGGAGCACTGCTGGTGGTCGGGATGATCGGGCGGAAGCGGGAGGTCGCCACCTCGGCCGACGGCGGCGGACAATGGCTCTGGCGAACCTTCGGCCTGGTGATGGGTGCCTGCGGCGCCACCCAGACCGCGGTCAACGGACACCTGGGCACCATCCTCGGCTCAGCCGTGGGTTCCGCACTGACCTCCTTCAGCATCGGCGTGCTCTGCCTACTGGTGCTGGTGCTGCTGACCCGCACCCCCTGGCGGGGCGTGGCGAAACCCAGCCAGGGAAATAACCCCTGGTGGATGTGGAGTGGCGGTGTGCTGGGAGCCACCCTCGTATTCGCCAACGCCTTCCTCGCACCCACCCTGGGTACCGGGCTGACCGTGGTGCTCACCCTGAGTGGCATGATGGCCGCCAGCCTCATGATCGACGTCTTCGGGCTGCTCGGCTCTGCGAAGGTGAAGATCCGGCCCACCCAGCTGCTCGGTCTGCTGGTGATCATCATCGGAGTCATTCTGATCCGCCTCTTCTGATCCGAGGAACGGAAAGATCAGGCCCATGATAATCCTCAACCTCTGGCCCGGCGCGCTGCTGGTGCGGTTCTTCTTCAACCGGGATGCCGCTCGTTGAGGTACGCCGGGACATTGCCGACGATCATCTGGACCCATGGTGAGGCCTGGCTCTCCGGTTCCCAGCAGGACTACGGCGGTTATTATGCGCGGCTGACAGCAGCCGGTTTCACCGTGGTTTCCCTGGGCTATGACATCGCGCCGGGGCGGCGTTATCCCACTGCGTTGCATCAGCTTAATGCGGCTCATTCTCATCTGGTGGAGCATGCCTCCGGGTACGGCATCGATCCGGAGCGGCTCCGGGGTGGGGTGTGCGGCAGGCGTTGTGGGCTTATACCGGGGGAACGTGATTTCCCGGCCACCTTCATCAGTGGTGGCAGTGCTGACCCTCTCACCGCCTCCCAGTCCCGGCCCCTGGCGGCGAAGCTTAATTCCCTGGGGGTTGAGCTTATTGAGCTCTTCTGTGCTGATGATCACACCCCGGTAGCCCGGAAAGCCCTGGAGTTGAGTCTGGATTTCGCGGGGGCAGCGGGTGTCTTAGGTATCGAGGCTTTCCCCGGGGCGCAGCGGCAGGTACTCGGCGCCGACCTTGGTGGCCAGCAGGTTGAGGATCTTTTCGTTGATGCCCAGGCCATGGGAGTTGACGATGCCATCATGGATGCCGATGAAACGCTTCGGTGGGAAGGCGACCAGCCATTCCTCAATGTCGAGCATCTTCACCCAGGGGCCGTTGACGGGCAGCAGCACCAGTTCCAGGTCGGCCCGTGGGTGGAAGGCATCACCGGGGTGGAGGATCCGACCGTCGATGAGGTAGCCGACATTCTCCTCCACCGGCAGGACCCGGACGTTGATGGCGTG is a genomic window containing:
- a CDS encoding MBL fold metallo-hydrolase — its product is MKITRHVHACVEIEHEGFRIVIDPGGFGAPHDLVTAQAVLITHRHPDHIDTPALLKAVKKNPDLQVYAPVAVAEELPVDIRVVAHGDTFELGGLKIEVLGAKHAINVRVLPVEENVGYLIDGRILHPGDAFHPRADLELVLLPVNGPWVKMLDIEEWLVAFPPKRFIGIHDGIVNSHGLGINEKILNLLATKVGAEYLPLRPGESLDT
- a CDS encoding DMT family transporter, producing MLAFLFGIFAGALLPVQTSVNTRLRLSVGAPLLASLISFAVGTLSLFVASWISSGHPLPNFSTTAGHPWWIFGGGALGVVVLTGNILLFPRVGSVQTVILPVAGQIFMGLLIDALGLFNAPQLNLSATRVAGALAVLLGALLVVGMIGRKREVATSADGGGQWLWRTFGLVMGACGATQTAVNGHLGTILGSAVGSALTSFSIGVLCLLVLVLLTRTPWRGVAKPSQGNNPWWMWSGGVLGATLVFANAFLAPTLGTGLTVVLTLSGMMAASLMIDVFGLLGSAKVKIRPTQLLGLLVIIIGVILIRLF